The genomic window ACAACGACGGCGGTGAGCTGGTTGGCGCGACGCGGACCAAGAGGAAGTACACAAGGAAGATGAGAAATGATGGAGATAATTATGGTGAGAACAAAGAGAACATGGATTCAACTCTGAAGAGACAAAGGGTTGTCTGGACACCTGAGCTGCACCGGGACTTTGTCATTGCCGTCCATGAGCTTGGAGTTGATCGTAAGAGCTCATGCATCATGTCTCAGTTATCAAacaatctttttctttttttcaatttgtCTTAAGCAATAAATATTTTGATTATGTGAATGTAGGTGCTGTTCCAAGGAAGATATTGCGGATGATGAAAGTGGACTACATGACCAGAGAGAATATTGCAAGTCATCTTCAGGTTTATATCTACACTTATGTTTAATTTCTATGTTTCTATAATTAAAGATATTTGGATTACTCTTTTCTGATCGAAAGTGTTCCATACATAAACCTTTCATATCTTCTTTTAATGTGTGCACACAACTAGTAAtcaatttttttgtgatttttttattgttttccaATGAGTATGGACACATCTCAACCATGTGTTTGCCTTTCTTGGTTTCAGAAGTATCGGTTATACCTGAAAAGGATCAGCACTCAAACAGGCATGGATCCTGATCAATTTCCTGAAAAATGGAAGTATATGAATGAACTGGATGCTCTGAAAAATTACTGTGAAAATGGGAGATACCGTCTAACCCCAGCCATTGCCTCCTCAAGCTCGAGCAATCCATTTGCAAGGATGAATTCTGCATCTGCATTGGCAACAAATGGCTTTCTGCCCACTCACTCAGTTCAGCTCAAGAACAGCCAGAGAAACATGGCCATGGGGACAGTTGGCCATGGTGGAAGCCCGGGCAACAATCCTGTGTTTCAGCCACTGCAGAACTCATCAAATGCAAGAAAGTGCTTCCCATCTGGCCCATCTGGGAGCTCATTTGCAAACATATCAAATGGCTTGGTGTTGGATACAGACGATTCTGGTAGCTCATATGCTGGCATGTTCTGTAAGAGTATGTGGGAGACAAGCAATGGCTCTCCATCTTGCCATTCTGGCAACTCGTCTGCAAACAAGTCAAATAATGGGGTTTCGGCGCCTGCAAATCAGTTTCAAGTACAGTCAAAGTGTGGGTTTTCAGCTCCTGCAAATCAGTTTCCAGTGCAGTCAAATTGTGGGTTTTCGGCGCCTGCAAATCAGTATCAAGTGCAGTCAAATGGTGGGTTTTCGGTGCCTGCAAACCAGTTTCCAGTGCAGTCAAATGGTGAGTTTTTGGCGCCAACAAATCAGTTTCCAGTGCAGTACCCTGAAGTGAATAATCAGCCTTTGGTTCAGATGAATCAATCTTCTACAAACCACTTCAGCACAATTGGCAATGATTACCAATTTCCAGACCTTGCAAACTGTAGCAAATACTGGCAACCTACAGCACCATCGATGTTTCCTGATCTTGGTCACAATGATGGGACATCTTTCCGCCCGTCGCAGGCGAACATCGCCAATATCAACCAGCTCTCAAGCTTTGCAGCCTCCAGTGGCCAGGAACCGATGTTTGGAGATGAACTACATGGTCAAATGTCACCAATCATGAGCACCATATCACTGTCAGATTTCGATGATCAGATGGGGTCATTCAACATAGGAAACGACACAAGCCCAGcagagatgatgcatgacaacTTCTCACTTGGTAGTGACTCGAACACCAGTTCTTCAACACCAACTGATTCAAGCTTCGGTTCTACATTTCCTGACTTTCATCTCGACAGCCCTGAGATGCCGGCTCAGATGCTGAATGGTGGGGATGAAGATGGCATTCTTCTCCCTGTGCTCGATGACACAGTTGATCAGCAAGATCTTTTTGATCAACTAGATGAAAACAATGGTAGGGAAAAACTTGGTAGTGGCCGATGTGTTAGGAAGGGTCCCTTtgaatgtttcttttagaagaGCAATTGTAGGGAAAAACTTGGAAGATTGGCTTGAAATTTTTTCAAAGGTGGTGAGTGTCAATTTGAATGATAAGCAAGACCAATTCTTTTGCAAGAGCAATAAAAAAGGGTTGTTTTATGTTAACTCCATGTATAAAGCCCTTATGCTTAATGGTGTAATACCTAGGAAATCTTTAATTTGGAAGCTAAGGAttcctttaaaaattaaaattttcctttggtatATTGAAAAGGGGGTGATTCTAACAAAAGATAATCTTGCTAAAAGAAGATGGAAGGGTATTTGTAACTCTAATGAGTCAATTCAACATCTCTTCTTTGATTGCATAATGGCTAGATACATTTGGAATGCGATCTATCTTACTTTTGGAGTCAAGCAACCCCGTAATAGTTCACACTTGTTTGGAAATTGGTTAAGAGGTTTTGAACCTAAGCTTAAAAGACAAACTTGGGTAGGCATAGCGGCGATTTGTTGGGCTTTGTGGCTCAGTAGAAATGACTTAGTCTTTAATGGCTACAACCACGTATCTTTTTTGCAGGTAATTTTCAAAGCAACTCAGTTGTCAAGGCTTTGGTCTTTGCTTCTTAAAGAAGACGAAGGCATTGAAGTAATCGTGAAGTGCAAGCTTTTAGAGAAGCGTATGATGGAGCTCTTCTCTACTTTTGGGTGGAATTTTAGAAGAAGGATTGAAGCTTAGCTTTAAGTTCCTCTTGCTTGTTATCCATCTTTAAAACTTATTTATGCTTTACCCATGTAACGGGAGAGTCTTATGTACTCGTGTGTGTGACTTTTAGGCTGTGTACACCCTCACaaggtgtagaggccgggttttttataatccattatctaaaaaaaaaaagatgaaaataaTGGTTTCATCACAGGAACAAATGGTCCAGAAGGGACAGACACCTTGGATGACATTGTTGCTGAGCTGTTTAATGATGTAAGATACTCTCCTTTTTCCTGCAGATCGGCAGCTCGTTttattcttcttttctctctggTTTCGATTTTTCTTCACATACTTGTAGCCAGTATTCACTACACTGCTTGATTCATACCGTTGGTTCATGCTTATAATATTGAAACATTGGGCATCTTTGAAGTATATTTCGTTTCGGCTTGCACTTTACACTTGGAATTCGCTGAGAAGTGCATCTGAATGGAACTTATTTTCTCACTGCAGGATTTCATGGAAGGTTATGATGCTGTCGTAGATGGAGACCAGGATTTTGTTCCTTAGTCCTGACTATGTGAGATATGTTCTGTATCTGCATAGGCTAGCTGCTGATTTAATCCATGGCTGTTGCACATTGTGTGTGCAAAATTGTGCCAATTGTAATAGGCTAGTTAGAAGCAGGTCATCTTCAGAAAAAGCCCCATTTCCATCTAGAGTAGTCAGCTCAACAAAAGATTTTAGCTTCGTCGTGGTTTTTGAGATCATAAAAAAACACATTGAAGTTTTGTCAGGTTGAACGTGTTCTGATTGATGTGTTAGATGGTTAAATGGAATAATTTTCATGAATTATTCGAAATGGTGCGCTTTATCCAGTTTTTATCTggcaatacttttttttttcgggaataCATCTGGCAATACTGTTCCTTTCTTAGAATTATAGAGATAACGCTTGTTTTACATGCATGACCATTTACTGTGCAGATATAGAACCAATTATTTACTGG from Oryza glaberrima chromosome 6, OglaRS2, whole genome shotgun sequence includes these protein-coding regions:
- the LOC127777039 gene encoding two-component response regulator ORR25 — translated: MAATQATAARKFPEGLRVLAVDDSPVCLMLLEALLRRCKYQPTMTRDAATALQMLRERPGDFDLVISDVHMLDMDGFKLLELIGLEMDLPVIMQSANGELETMMKGVTHGACDYLVKPVSLKDIQNIWQHVWRKRKLDIRNHSGGYNDGGELVGATRTKRKYTRKMRNDGDNYGENKENMDSTLKRQRVVWTPELHRDFVIAVHELGVDRAVPRKILRMMKVDYMTRENIASHLQKYRLYLKRISTQTGMDPDQFPEKWKYMNELDALKNYCENGRYRLTPAIASSSSSNPFARMNSASALATNGFLPTHSVQLKNSQRNMAMGTVGHGGSPGNNPVFQPLQNSSNARKCFPSGPSGSSFANISNGLVLDTDDSGSSYAGMFCKSMWETSNGSPSCHSGNSSANKSNNGVSAPANQFQVQSKCGFSAPANQFPVQSNCGFSAPANQYQVQSNGGFSVPANQFPVQSNGEFLAPTNQFPVQYPEVNNQPLVQMNQSSTNHFSTIGNDYQFPDLANCSKYWQPTAPSMFPDLGHNDGTSFRPSQANIANINQLSSFAASSGQEPMFGDELHGQMSPIMSTISLSDFDDQMGSFNIGNDTSPAEMMHDNFSLGSDSNTSSSTPTDSSFGSTFPDFHLDSPEMPAQMLNGGDEDGILLPVLDDTVDQQDLFDQLDENNGREKLGSGRCVRKGPFECFF